DNA from Candidatus Binatia bacterium:
GCGACCACTACGATCCGCACGAGGTTGCCGGGGAGTTCCATCGCTGGCTGGTCGAGCGCAAGCCGCGCACGCGCGTTCCGGATCTGCAGAGCTTCGCGCAACGCGGCGGCTTCATGCGCCGCGGCGGCGAGATCGACTATCACAACGCGGCGCAATCCTATATCCGCGCGTTCAACGACGGCGCCTTCGGGCGCATCTCGCTGGAGGACCCCGATGACGCCGAAGCAGCGTAAGACGAAGAACGCCTACGAGCGCGAGCGGCGGCGCCTGCACCGGCTGCACCGCTTCGAAGAGGCGGCTCGCGCGCGCGGCTTCACGTTCGTCGGCGGCATCGATGAGGTGGGGCGCGGCCCGCTCGCGGGGCCGGTCGTTGCGGCCTGCGTCGTCGCGTCGGAACCCCTCTTCATCCGCGGCCTCAACGATTCAAAGCTCGTGCGCCCCGATCTGCGCGTCGAGCTCGCCGAGACGATCAAACTGCGCGCGATCGCGTGGGCGGTCGGCAGCGCGAGCGTCGCCGAGATCGATCGCCTCAATATCTACTGGGCGAGCGTCCTCGCGATGGAGCGCGCGATCGCGTCGCTTCCGTCGGCGCCCGAGTATCTCATCACCGACGCGGTTCGCATCCGCTCGTTCGCGGGGCCGCAGGAACCGCTGATCAAAGGCGACGCCCGCTGCGCGGTCGTCGCCGCCGCCTCGATCGTCGCGAAGGTCCATCGCGACGCGCTGATGATCGAGCTCGACAAGGAAGACTCCCGTTACGGTTACGCGCTGCACAAGGGCTATTCGACGCCGTATCACTTAGAGGCGCTGCGCCTGCACGGCCCGAGCGTCCATCATCGCGCGAACTGGGCGCGCGTTCGCGACGCGCAACTCGAACTTGGCCTCGACTCGATCGAGGCCTTCGAAGCCGTTGCAGAGTAACGCCGCGAAGGGGCGCTTTGGGGAGGACCGC
Protein-coding regions in this window:
- a CDS encoding ribonuclease HII — its product is MTPKQRKTKNAYERERRRLHRLHRFEEAARARGFTFVGGIDEVGRGPLAGPVVAACVVASEPLFIRGLNDSKLVRPDLRVELAETIKLRAIAWAVGSASVAEIDRLNIYWASVLAMERAIASLPSAPEYLITDAVRIRSFAGPQEPLIKGDARCAVVAAASIVAKVHRDALMIELDKEDSRYGYALHKGYSTPYHLEALRLHGPSVHHRANWARVRDAQLELGLDSIEAFEAVAE